The following coding sequences are from one Paenibacillus stellifer window:
- a CDS encoding ABC transporter substrate-binding protein encodes MTISGCDGNTTTVTKQQETTGTSAEVGGSITFITNRQEMVDSGMMDRYIEGFKKKYPAVTDVKVSVMKNYDTDIRIKILTNDYGDVLLLPGDLEDKNLPEYFEPIDDLGLTDKLYYNNRKTFEDKHYAATVGVSALGLVYNKTAFEKAGIKEFPATPTAFYEACEKLKQAGITPVYVNYASGWTLPQWGVNMAPVIQGDAKVLNFMTTSDSPFQEDNPVGQSYGIIRHLIQKGYTESDLYTNHWEESKKELAEGKAAMMYLGNWVIPQILSTSGTNVKSEDIGFKPFPTSDSGKLSALMSSDAWFVINKNSKNMKTAKAWFKYLLEESGYADDNGFIPTVKTREPSLPQLKEFLAAKPALMENIELDSD; translated from the coding sequence TTGACAATAAGCGGATGTGATGGCAATACGACAACCGTAACTAAGCAGCAGGAGACAACCGGGACTTCGGCAGAAGTCGGCGGCAGCATTACTTTTATCACGAACCGGCAGGAAATGGTGGACTCCGGGATGATGGACCGCTATATTGAAGGATTCAAGAAGAAATATCCGGCGGTTACGGATGTGAAAGTATCGGTGATGAAGAATTATGATACGGATATCCGGATCAAAATACTGACGAATGATTATGGAGATGTGCTGCTTCTCCCGGGAGATCTGGAAGACAAGAATTTGCCCGAATATTTTGAGCCCATCGATGATTTGGGACTGACGGACAAGCTCTACTATAATAATAGAAAGACGTTCGAGGATAAGCATTATGCGGCTACGGTCGGTGTCTCGGCACTCGGACTCGTATATAACAAGACGGCTTTCGAGAAGGCGGGCATCAAGGAATTCCCGGCGACGCCTACCGCCTTCTATGAAGCCTGTGAGAAGCTGAAGCAGGCCGGCATCACTCCGGTATACGTGAATTACGCATCGGGCTGGACATTGCCGCAGTGGGGCGTCAATATGGCGCCTGTCATTCAGGGAGATGCCAAGGTGCTGAATTTCATGACCACATCCGATTCCCCGTTCCAGGAGGACAATCCGGTCGGACAATCTTACGGCATAATCCGGCATCTGATCCAGAAGGGTTATACGGAATCGGATCTTTATACGAACCATTGGGAGGAATCCAAGAAGGAGCTTGCCGAAGGAAAAGCGGCGATGATGTATTTGGGGAATTGGGTCATTCCGCAGATCCTGAGCACATCCGGCACGAATGTAAAATCGGAGGACATCGGGTTCAAGCCGTTTCCGACATCGGACAGCGGGAAACTGAGCGCGTTGATGAGTTCCGACGCCTGGTTTGTAATCAACAAGAACAGCAAGAACATGAAGACCGCAAAAGCCTGGTTCAAGTATTTGCTGGAGGAGTCGGGCTACGCCGACGATAACGGATTCATCCCGACGGTTAAGACGAGAGAGCCGTCCCTTCCTCAACTGAAGGAGTTCCTCGCCGCCAAACCCGCTTTAATGGAGAACATCGAGCTGGACAGCGATTAA
- a CDS encoding Rrf2 family transcriptional regulator — protein sequence MNISTRFAVAIHILALIDTNREGRNTSDWIAGSVGTNPVVIRRISSMLGKAGLIEVKPGIAGAKLARPAEQITLLEIYQAVDAVGEGSLFAVHEHPSPECPVGQNIAGAIIPVFLMAQQAMEDVLQQVTLAQISSQLPV from the coding sequence ATGAATATCAGCACCCGATTTGCGGTCGCCATCCACATCTTGGCCCTGATTGACACCAACAGGGAAGGGCGGAACACCTCGGACTGGATCGCCGGAAGCGTCGGCACCAATCCGGTCGTTATCCGCCGGATCAGCAGCATGCTCGGCAAAGCGGGACTGATCGAAGTGAAGCCGGGAATTGCGGGAGCGAAGCTGGCCAGGCCGGCGGAACAGATAACACTGCTGGAAATTTACCAGGCGGTGGATGCCGTTGGCGAAGGGTCGCTGTTCGCTGTGCACGAGCACCCAAGCCCGGAATGTCCGGTTGGCCAAAATATAGCAGGGGCGATTATCCCGGTGTTCCTTATGGCCCAGCAGGCGATGGAGGATGTGCTGCAGCAGGTAACGCTCGCCCAAATCTCGTCGCAGCTTCCTGTATGA
- a CDS encoding VOC family protein, with the protein MHTTEVLPKGLKLGAVQLRVSHLERSLAFYQDTVGFRVLRREEGRAELTADGVSPLLILREVGEGEGQRRRSAAGLYHFAILLPDRPSLGLVLRNLIASGIEIGQGDHLVSEALYIQDPDNNGIELYRDRPRDTWQYDLEGHVVMGTDPVDVEGLLADSEGLQWNGLPAGTVIGHVHFHVGNLKKAQDFYCGVLGFELVARYGGSALFVSAGGYHHHIGLNVWAGEGAKPASPNAPGIDYFTIQLPSEEDRSLVLRRLVDAGFELTEFEGEPGVYDPWHIGIRLVAA; encoded by the coding sequence ATGCATACAACGGAAGTTCTGCCGAAGGGGCTGAAACTGGGAGCGGTACAGCTTCGGGTAAGCCATTTGGAGCGCTCGTTGGCTTTTTATCAGGATACTGTCGGATTTCGGGTGCTGCGGAGAGAGGAAGGAAGAGCTGAGCTGACAGCAGACGGCGTCTCGCCGCTGTTGATCCTACGGGAAGTCGGGGAAGGCGAGGGACAGCGCCGCCGTTCGGCAGCGGGCTTATATCATTTCGCCATCCTGCTGCCGGATCGTCCATCCCTTGGGCTTGTGCTGCGCAATCTTATTGCTTCTGGAATCGAGATCGGCCAGGGCGATCATCTCGTCAGCGAGGCGCTGTATATTCAGGACCCCGACAACAACGGCATCGAGCTGTACCGGGACCGCCCGCGCGATACATGGCAGTATGATCTGGAGGGGCATGTGGTGATGGGAACCGACCCGGTGGACGTGGAGGGGTTGCTTGCCGATTCCGAGGGACTCCAGTGGAACGGTCTTCCGGCGGGTACAGTTATCGGGCATGTGCATTTCCATGTTGGCAATCTTAAGAAAGCCCAAGACTTCTACTGCGGAGTTCTCGGGTTCGAGCTTGTCGCCCGGTACGGCGGCTCTGCGCTGTTCGTATCGGCGGGAGGATACCATCATCACATAGGTCTTAACGTATGGGCCGGAGAGGGAGCGAAGCCGGCATCGCCGAATGCACCGGGCATCGACTATTTCACGATTCAGCTTCCAAGTGAAGAGGATCGCAGCCTGGTGCTGCGGCGGCTGGTGGATGCCGGCTTCGAGCTCACGGAATTTGAAGGAGAACCAGGGGTTTACGATCCGTGGCATATCGGAATACGGCTGGTCGCAGCATAA
- a CDS encoding glycoside hydrolase family 2 protein: MSEFGLQSFPSIKTVEAFSLPEDRNVFSAVMENHQKHEDGLSPMIHYVSQYFKMPKDFQSFLYVSQLIQAEGVRYGVEHWRRNRGRCMGAIYWQLNDSWPVASWASVDYHGRWKALHYTAKRFYSPVLISAEEEGSRVSLHINNETLDDVAGKVVWKLRDSASSVIQSGEIGATAAGLSAAACQTLDFSDVLSSVDQLRSHYLEYAFESDGHTLSAGKTIFVPAKHFKLQPAKLSVSVKEEEEHFELIVGSTAFAMFIELDLNGSDAIFDDNYFHLSANEQKIVIVRKEDLSDSLTLEEFREQLVFRSLADSFI; the protein is encoded by the coding sequence ATGTCCGAATTCGGGCTGCAATCCTTCCCGTCCATCAAGACGGTCGAAGCTTTCTCGCTTCCGGAGGACCGGAACGTCTTCTCAGCTGTAATGGAAAATCACCAGAAGCATGAAGACGGCCTGTCGCCGATGATTCATTATGTGTCCCAGTATTTTAAAATGCCAAAGGATTTTCAATCCTTTCTGTATGTATCTCAGCTCATTCAGGCCGAAGGCGTCCGCTACGGGGTTGAACACTGGAGACGGAACCGGGGCAGATGCATGGGGGCCATCTACTGGCAGCTGAATGATTCCTGGCCGGTCGCTTCATGGGCCAGCGTCGATTATCACGGAAGATGGAAGGCGCTGCACTATACGGCCAAACGCTTCTACTCCCCGGTGCTGATCTCTGCGGAGGAAGAAGGAAGCCGGGTCTCTCTACATATTAACAATGAAACACTGGACGATGTGGCGGGCAAAGTGGTCTGGAAGCTTCGCGATTCAGCCTCCTCTGTCATTCAATCGGGAGAGATCGGGGCAACAGCGGCCGGACTGTCCGCAGCCGCCTGCCAAACGCTCGATTTCAGCGATGTGCTGAGCTCGGTCGATCAACTGAGATCCCACTACCTGGAATATGCATTCGAATCGGACGGGCATACGCTTAGCGCGGGCAAGACCATTTTTGTACCGGCCAAGCATTTCAAGCTTCAACCCGCCAAATTGTCTGTTAGCGTCAAAGAGGAAGAGGAGCATTTTGAGCTGATTGTCGGCTCCACAGCCTTTGCGATGTTCATTGAGCTCGATCTGAACGGCAGCGATGCGATATTTGACGACAACTATTTTCACTTGTCTGCGAATGAGCAGAAGATCGTGATCGTTAGAAAAGAAGACCTCTCCGATTCGTTAACTCTTGAAGAATTCAGAGAACAGCTTGTGTTCCGCAGTCTGGCTGACAGCTTTATTTAG
- a CDS encoding NAD(P)-dependent oxidoreductase, with product MKVAVIGGNGKAGSRIVKEVLERGHDVTAIVRKAGSAADSGAGVIMKDVFDLTAEDLTPFDAVVNAFGAPLGQEHLHVEAGNVLIGALKDAPNIRLIVVGGAGSLYADEAQTIRVVDTPGFPDFVKPIALNQAKNLDILRGTEGLNWTFISPSANFALGRRTGAYETGKDRLLLNSEGESYVSYEDYAVAVADEIERPAHIRERFTVGSER from the coding sequence ATGAAGGTAGCAGTAATCGGAGGAAATGGTAAGGCAGGAAGTCGGATTGTAAAAGAGGTATTGGAACGGGGGCATGACGTAACGGCAATTGTACGCAAAGCCGGCAGCGCCGCAGACAGCGGGGCGGGGGTTATCATGAAGGACGTTTTTGACTTGACCGCGGAAGACCTCACCCCATTTGATGCCGTTGTCAACGCCTTTGGCGCGCCTCTGGGGCAGGAACATCTTCACGTGGAGGCCGGCAACGTTTTGATCGGGGCGCTAAAGGATGCGCCGAATATCCGGCTAATCGTGGTAGGCGGAGCCGGAAGTCTATATGCCGACGAAGCACAGACAATCCGTGTAGTTGATACGCCCGGGTTCCCGGATTTCGTCAAGCCGATAGCGCTGAACCAGGCCAAGAATCTGGATATTCTGCGGGGAACTGAGGGCCTGAATTGGACGTTTATCAGTCCATCGGCTAATTTTGCCCTTGGACGCCGGACCGGCGCTTACGAGACGGGGAAGGACCGGCTGCTGCTCAATTCCGAGGGAGAAAGTTATGTAAGCTATGAGGATTATGCGGTTGCCGTGGCCGACGAAATCGAGCGTCCGGCGCATATTCGCGAACGGTTCACTGTCGGGTCCGAACGCTGA
- a CDS encoding helix-turn-helix domain-containing protein, which produces MEIYTYTAASHMGPNTESHLFTVPSLSYASPIHTHDFFELFLVTQGKARHIVNDACQPVTVGTLVFIRPEDIHYYERDGDHDCEFINICYTREAMNHVFTFLEKAIDPQNLLATVLPPVTVLPASETERLKDRLERIRLVPDKPQAAGLLRAMLAELLTLFFWKQQRTREDAIPPWLEDLLLQMQRKENFVEGVQRMYELSGRSPGHLSRVFRSLLHTTPVLYINQLRLDYAKYMLATTDLGIMDIALSAGFNNLSHYYHLFKKEYGLTPLAYRSLHR; this is translated from the coding sequence ATGGAAATCTACACATACACCGCTGCATCCCACATGGGTCCGAATACCGAATCCCATCTGTTCACCGTTCCTTCGCTCAGCTATGCCTCTCCCATCCACACCCATGATTTCTTTGAGCTGTTCCTGGTGACCCAGGGGAAAGCCCGCCATATCGTGAATGATGCCTGCCAGCCGGTAACCGTAGGCACGCTTGTCTTTATTCGTCCGGAAGATATTCATTATTATGAACGGGATGGAGACCATGACTGCGAATTCATCAATATATGTTATACCCGGGAAGCGATGAATCATGTTTTTACTTTTCTGGAAAAAGCTATTGATCCCCAAAATCTGTTGGCCACTGTGCTGCCCCCTGTTACCGTTCTTCCGGCGAGCGAAACGGAACGTCTGAAAGACCGGCTTGAACGGATTCGCCTTGTTCCGGACAAGCCACAGGCTGCGGGACTGCTGCGGGCTATGCTGGCCGAGCTGCTCACGCTGTTCTTCTGGAAGCAGCAGCGTACGAGGGAAGATGCGATTCCGCCCTGGCTGGAAGATCTGCTGCTGCAAATGCAGCGGAAGGAGAATTTCGTCGAGGGGGTTCAGCGGATGTATGAGCTATCGGGACGCAGCCCCGGACACCTGAGCCGGGTATTCCGGTCACTGCTTCACACTACGCCGGTTCTGTATATCAATCAGCTTCGGCTGGACTACGCCAAGTACATGCTGGCCACCACCGATCTCGGTATTATGGACATCGCGCTCTCAGCCGGATTTAATAACCTTAGCCATTACTATCATTTGTTCAAAAAGGAATACGGACTGACCCCGCTTGCTTACCGTTCTCTTCATCGTTAA
- a CDS encoding MBL fold metallo-hydrolase, whose product MRIAEGLEMLEIEAQIMGGSERIYPVLMWDDEHVMLVDTGYPGITETFQAGFAEAGVAWDRLDTVLITHQDLDHIGGLPAILEQRPSIRVLAHPLERPYIEGERMLLKHTPEAIAAAEAMLPPNVPAEWRRAFLHVLSHPPRARVDAELTDGEVLQVAGGVTVITTPGHSPGHVSLYHDASGTLVAGDSLTVKDGELHGPDPRATPDMPAALASLRRYAGLTIHTVICYHGGLYRGDAGKRIAELAEGK is encoded by the coding sequence ATGAGAATTGCCGAAGGGCTGGAGATGCTGGAGATTGAAGCGCAGATTATGGGCGGAAGCGAGCGGATTTATCCCGTGCTGATGTGGGACGACGAGCATGTCATGCTCGTCGATACCGGATATCCGGGCATAACAGAGACCTTCCAGGCGGGATTTGCCGAAGCAGGAGTGGCCTGGGACAGGCTGGATACCGTCCTGATTACCCATCAGGATCTGGACCACATCGGCGGCTTACCCGCTATATTGGAGCAGCGGCCTTCCATACGGGTGCTGGCCCATCCCCTGGAACGCCCTTATATCGAAGGCGAACGGATGCTGCTGAAGCATACGCCCGAAGCGATTGCGGCGGCGGAGGCCATGCTCCCTCCGAATGTGCCAGCGGAATGGCGGCGGGCGTTCCTGCATGTGCTCTCCCATCCGCCGCGGGCCAGAGTCGACGCGGAGCTGACAGACGGTGAGGTTCTGCAGGTGGCCGGCGGCGTCACCGTGATCACGACTCCAGGGCACAGCCCCGGGCATGTCAGCCTGTACCACGACGCAAGCGGAACGCTGGTCGCCGGCGACAGCCTGACCGTTAAGGACGGCGAGCTGCATGGCCCCGATCCGCGGGCCACACCGGACATGCCGGCGGCGCTGGCCAGCTTGCGGCGATATGCCGGACTGACCATCCATACGGTCATATGCTATCACGGCGGCCTCTACCGGGGAGATGCCGGGAAGCGAATCGCCGAGCTGGCGGAGGGCAAGTAG
- a CDS encoding cache domain-containing protein: protein MKRHEGMIETKKGWTSIVRRFNPRKSIGIKLFLFFFTSVFIIVSVLGWNAYRISKNAIVEEVSDSAEQTLNETRKNVDLILGGYRDFSVQFIADADFLGQLRAFVSSGSNSLDYLDQQKAITSYLQHTASSNEMVRSVTLFTLDGKAVASSVDKTLSSIPKQSWLKEAVKTKGEAIWLPASSTFVTGQSSIGHARVLRDYSGPIAIVLVEINSDALSKPLGEVKLMSSKSSPDITVFDPETRQVVYSSLAEEVGKPTSFVLPEAEGGNSALQGAFTMEHTAGQDNLNIYSQSSVTGWYLTGQMPIRDLLSLANRILVFVYIALAASAVIAIILGYIMVRLFAKPLVRLKDRLNEASMGPSVFPYIARTRFAIWPSRPSGRLKWPGPLHIKSRKRLAQPSTL, encoded by the coding sequence ATGAAGAGACATGAGGGAATGATTGAAACGAAAAAGGGATGGACGAGCATAGTTAGACGCTTTAATCCCAGGAAGAGCATAGGGATCAAGCTGTTCCTGTTCTTTTTCACATCGGTATTTATCATTGTCAGCGTCTTGGGGTGGAATGCTTACCGGATTTCCAAAAATGCCATTGTGGAAGAAGTATCGGATTCCGCTGAACAAACATTGAATGAGACCAGGAAGAACGTGGATCTGATTTTGGGCGGATACCGCGATTTTTCGGTGCAATTTATTGCCGATGCGGATTTTCTGGGCCAGCTGCGGGCTTTTGTATCATCAGGCTCCAACTCTCTGGATTATCTGGATCAGCAGAAGGCTATTACCTCCTACTTACAGCATACAGCTTCTTCCAACGAGATGGTTCGCTCAGTGACGCTGTTCACTCTGGATGGCAAGGCTGTCGCATCGTCTGTTGACAAAACTTTAAGCTCTATTCCGAAGCAGAGTTGGCTCAAGGAGGCGGTCAAGACCAAAGGCGAAGCCATCTGGCTCCCTGCTTCCTCCACGTTTGTAACCGGACAGTCCAGCATCGGGCATGCCCGGGTGCTGAGGGATTATTCGGGGCCAATCGCGATCGTGCTTGTGGAAATTAACTCGGATGCCCTGTCCAAACCGCTTGGTGAAGTGAAGCTGATGTCTTCCAAGAGTAGTCCCGATATAACGGTATTCGATCCTGAGACCCGGCAGGTGGTCTATTCAAGCTTGGCCGAAGAAGTCGGCAAACCCACTTCTTTTGTGCTGCCGGAGGCTGAAGGCGGTAACAGCGCCTTGCAAGGAGCATTCACAATGGAACACACGGCGGGACAAGATAATCTGAATATTTACAGCCAATCAAGTGTAACAGGCTGGTATTTGACCGGGCAGATGCCGATTCGCGATCTGTTGAGCCTCGCCAACCGGATTCTGGTGTTCGTCTATATCGCGCTTGCCGCTTCTGCGGTAATTGCCATTATTCTCGGTTATATTATGGTCCGGCTGTTCGCCAAACCTCTGGTTCGGCTTAAAGACAGGCTCAATGAAGCGTCGATGGGACCGTCCGTGTTCCCGTACATAGCCAGGACGAGATTCGCCATCTGGCCGAGCAGACCAAGCGGTCGATTGAAGTGGCCGGGACCATTACACATAAAATCCAGGAAGAGGTTGGCGCAACCGTCAACACTCTAA
- a CDS encoding glycosyl hydrolase 2 galactose-binding domain-containing protein: MNILDLNGAWSMKRLDQSEWTEASVPGSVYSDLLNAGQMEDPFYRENDQEAVKLSEYDYEYEKRFMIGAEFLTEERIVLRFEGLDTLAEIRLNGREIARTDNMHRTYEFDVKPFICEGENTIGVIFRSPLKYIREKSKAQPIWSVNGSPGFPYLRKAHFMFGWDWGPSLPDMGIWRPVKLIALSHTRIDEVYVTQQHKGDQGVDLNVKVGLEYKPESPVEVRFELTDPDGARLSSCQFPMSETTGYLDLHVAQPQLWWPSGFGKQPLYQIRVQICSDGAILDERAFRIGLRTVTVNQQRDEWGKSFAYCVNGLEIFAMGGNYVPEDSLPLLLSADLTVRTARTSGICMIGAFGMGASRSPISANGIRGSCPNSGCNPSRPSRRSKLSRFRRTGTSSQL; encoded by the coding sequence ATGAATATTTTGGATTTGAACGGAGCCTGGTCGATGAAGCGGCTTGACCAGAGCGAGTGGACGGAAGCTTCCGTTCCGGGCTCGGTCTATAGTGATTTGTTGAACGCCGGACAGATGGAAGATCCTTTCTACCGGGAGAATGACCAGGAAGCGGTCAAGCTGTCCGAGTATGATTACGAGTATGAGAAGCGCTTTATGATTGGCGCCGAATTCCTGACCGAAGAGCGGATCGTTCTTCGCTTCGAAGGGCTTGATACACTGGCTGAAATCCGGCTCAACGGCCGGGAAATCGCCCGGACGGATAACATGCACAGAACCTACGAGTTTGACGTTAAGCCATTCATCTGCGAGGGCGAGAACACTATTGGCGTCATCTTTCGTTCGCCGCTGAAGTATATCCGTGAGAAATCGAAAGCCCAGCCGATCTGGTCCGTCAATGGCTCTCCGGGATTTCCTTATTTGCGCAAAGCTCACTTCATGTTCGGGTGGGATTGGGGTCCCAGTCTGCCAGACATGGGGATTTGGCGGCCGGTGAAGCTGATTGCCCTGTCCCATACCCGTATTGATGAAGTCTATGTAACACAGCAGCATAAGGGGGACCAGGGTGTAGACCTGAATGTTAAAGTGGGGCTGGAGTACAAGCCGGAGAGCCCGGTCGAGGTGCGTTTTGAATTGACCGATCCGGATGGTGCGCGTTTGTCTTCATGTCAGTTCCCCATGTCGGAAACGACCGGGTATCTGGATCTCCATGTTGCGCAGCCGCAGTTGTGGTGGCCGAGCGGGTTCGGGAAACAGCCGCTTTATCAGATCCGGGTTCAAATTTGCAGCGATGGCGCCATTCTGGATGAACGTGCGTTTAGAATCGGGCTTCGCACCGTTACGGTCAACCAGCAGAGAGACGAATGGGGCAAATCCTTCGCTTACTGCGTGAACGGGCTTGAAATTTTCGCTATGGGCGGCAATTACGTACCAGAGGACTCGCTTCCCCTTCTTCTTTCGGCGGATTTGACCGTCCGAACAGCCAGGACTTCGGGGATATGCATGATTGGAGCATTTGGCATGGGCGCGAGCCGTTCACCGATTTCCGCAAACGGAATCCGCGGTTCATGTCCGAATTCGGGCTGCAATCCTTCCCGTCCATCAAGACGGTCGAAGCTTTCTCGCTTCCGGAGGACCGGAACGTCTTCTCAGCTGTAA